The Aestuariibaculum lutulentum genome segment ATCATATTTAAATTGTATAAAAAGTTTAGTCGTCCTAAAGCTTCAAATCGATAATAAAAATTCTATTTTTGTCCTGTAAATTCAGAATGTAAAGAAATAAAAAGAAAGTTCTGAAAGCAGATATTAATAATATACGAATGAAGATAATTTCAATGATTCCGGCACGTTACAGTGCTTCTCGTTTTCCTGGAAAGCTTATGCAAGATTTAGGAGGAAAACCTGTTATTCTTAGAACTTACGAAGCCACCGTCGGTACAGGTTTGTTTGATGATGTGTTTGTGGTGACTGATAGCGAGATTATTTATAATGAAATTGTAAATAATGGAGGTAAGGCCATTATGAGTAAGAAGGAACACGAATGCGGAAGTGACAGAATCGCTGAAGCTGTTGAAGATTTGGATATTGATATCGTAATTAATGTTCAGGGAGATGAGCCGTTTACTGATAAGGAATCCTTATCAAAGTTAATTAATGTGTTTAAAGATGATCACGATAAATCTATTGATTTAGCGTCTTTAATGGTTCATATTACCGAAGAAGAGGATATAAAAAATCCAAATACAGTTAAGGTGGTTCTAGACCATTTTAATTTTGCTTTGTACTTTTCAAGAAGCCCGATTCCGTATCACAGAGACGAAACAGTTAATGTAAAGTACTATAAACATAAAGGGGTTTATGCTTTCAGAAAACAGGCAATTTTAGATTTTTACCGTTTACCAATGCTAACATTAGAAGCCTCAGAAAAACTGGAGCAACTACGCTATTTAGAATACGGAAAACGCATTAAAATGGTGGAGACCGATGTTGAAGGAGTTGAAATAGACACGCCTGAAGATTTAATACGAGCACAAAAACAATGGAAGTAAACTACCAGCACATAAAAGTAATTGGCTTTGATGCCGACGATACCCTTTGGGTAAACGAAACCTATTTTAGAGAGGCTGAAGCTAGTTTTGGTAACTTACTATCGGAGTATGAAACCTTGAATAAATTAGACCAGGAGCTTTTCAAAAAAGAGATTGCTAATTTACCGCTCTACGGATACGGAGTTAAAGCTTTTGTTTTGTCGATGGTTGAAAGCGCTTTAGAACAGTCCAATTATAATGTTTCTCAACAAACAATTGAAGCAATATTAAACATTGGAAAAGACATGCTTAATAAACCAGTGGAATTGCTTGATGGTGTTGAAGAGGTTTTAGAATCATTATCGAAAAAATATCGTTTAATTCTGGCAACCAAAGGTGATTTATTAGATCAGGAGCGTAAGTTAGAAAAGTCAGGACTAACGAAATATTTTCACCATATAGAGGTATTGAGTGATAAAAAGGAAGAAAATTATTCGAAACTTTTAAATCATTTAGATATTAATCCGTCCGAGTTTTTAATGGTTGGTAATTCATTAAAATCTGATGTGTTACCATTAGTAAATATTAAAGCACATGCGGTGCATATTCCGTTTCATACCACTTGGGCTCATGAACAAGTGTCTGAAAAAGAAACAAATGGCAAAAATTACAAAACCATTAGTAGTTTAAAGGATTTAATTACACTTTTAAACTAAAATATAATTGTGTTAAAATTCATAAAATCAAGTACGATTTTATGATGTTAATTTTAAAATAACCTTATTTTTGGGTTACGAAAAAGAAAGCATAGTAGATGAGTTATAAAAACTTTCCAATGGTACCAAGAGTTATTTTTGGTCGCGGTAGTTTCAATCAGTTAAATGATATTTTAGAACCAAAGCGTTTAAATTCAAAAGCTCCATTTATATTTTTGGTAGATGATGTATTTAAAAACAATGCCTGGTTGACTTCTAGAATCCCTTTAGCTTACGGTGATAGAATAATATATATATCTGCTGCAGAAGAACCAAAAACCTCGCAGGTTGATGAATTGGTAGAAGATATTATACTTACCACTAAAGAACGTCCCTCAGGAATTGTTGGAATAGGAGGCGGAACCTTGTTAGATTTAGCCAAAGCAGTTTCTATTATGTTAACGAACGAAGGTGAAGCTAAAGATTACCAAGGGTGGGATTTAGTTAAGAATGAAGCCGTTTATCATGTGGGGATTCCAACTATTTCAGGAACAGGAGCAGAGGTTTCAAGAACAACGGTGTTAACCGGACCTGAAAAGAAGTTAGGAATCAACTCCGATTATACGCCTTTTGATCAGGTGGTTTTAGATTCTGAGTTAACACAAGATGTTCCTAAAGAACAATGGTTTTATACAGGAATGGATTGTTATATTCATTGCATAGAATCGCTTGAAGGGTCTTATTTAAATGCCTTTAGCCAGAGTTATGGCGAGAAAGCTTTTGATTTATGTAAAGAAATATTTCTTGATAATAATCTGTCAGAAGTTGAATCTCAGGAAAAATTGATGATGGCATCCTGGCACGGTGGAATGAGTATTGCTTACTCTCAGGTGGGGGTAGCCCATGCTATGAGTTATGGTTTAGCTTATTTATTAGGAACAAAACACGGTATTGGAAATTGTATAGTTTTCGATCATTTAGAAGAGTTTTACCCTGAAGGCGTTAAATTGTTTAAAGAAATGAAAGCCAAACATAATATAGAATTACCACAGGGGATTTGTGCCAATTTAACTGATGCTGATTTCGATATTATGATTAAAGTTTCGTTAGGAATGGCACCGCTTTGGGAAAATGCCTTAGGTAAAAACTGGAAAAACATTATGACACCAGAAAAACTGAAAAGTCTATATCAAAAAATGTAGTAAAAATTTTGTTAAACAGGAATTTGAACTAGTGATTTGGCATAGATTTTGAATTTTACTTCATGTGTGGTTGTAATGAAACATAAAGTAAACAATTATTTGTCCCTTAAAAGAAACATTAATGTTCTACATACAAAAAAAGCGACTCGATTAGAGTCGCTTTTCTGGTTTTATAGATCACTATTTCACTTCCTTTAAAGCATTATCAATTAACGTTTTCAGGTGTTGCTTATGTGCTCTTGAAGAAACATCGCCACCAGAACTTGTCATCGTTTTAATCGCATTTAAATTATACAAAGCCATAGATTGTGCTAAATTAGAATATCTGGATCCTTGCTTATTTGTTAACATAGAAATGAGCATGTTTGTGTATTCTAATTGTAAATTTTGTCTGAAGGAATTCACGTTTCCAGAGATATCGGCTTTAAAAATAGAGTTGTTTAAATCTGTCATCATGGTTGAAAGCGTATACCTATTGCCATATAATTCAGAATCTGAAATTCTTTGAAGCGTATTATAATGTAATATATGACTTAAAACAGCCTTCTGGTATCCTAAAACCTGATCATGTATTTTAGGGTCTTCAGGTGTTCTGAAATTAAAACCACGACGCTGCATGGCTAAATAATTATATAAATCATTAGGTACATCAAAAGCATCAGGAGCAAATATATATTTGCTTAAGGCATTCATAGCGCGTTTTTGATCTTCTAAACTTACCGGAGTATACGGTTGTTTTTCACCTTCTTGCCCTACCATAGAACGTTCTACATAAACACCTCCAATAAATCTTGAAATGGTATTTGCGGCAGATCCTTTTTGTCCAGATAACAAATAGTAAACACGACGGAGTTCCTGGTAAGATTCTCCTGTATTACTGAAATTACCCTTTAGATCCTTCATTAAATTATTAGACAATTCAATTCGATCAACAGCCCAGGCAATTTGATTGTTCGATTGGTCTCCTGTATTTACACGAGGGTCTATAGCCTTACCGGGCGAACGCATATCATCGGCATCATTACCAAAAATATGTTCTGGTTTTGTAGATTCATTTAATAAATCCTGATGTTCCTTTTCTGTTTTAAAAGGTTTATAACCTAACTGAATAGCC includes the following:
- the kdsB gene encoding 3-deoxy-manno-octulosonate cytidylyltransferase, giving the protein MKIISMIPARYSASRFPGKLMQDLGGKPVILRTYEATVGTGLFDDVFVVTDSEIIYNEIVNNGGKAIMSKKEHECGSDRIAEAVEDLDIDIVINVQGDEPFTDKESLSKLINVFKDDHDKSIDLASLMVHITEEEDIKNPNTVKVVLDHFNFALYFSRSPIPYHRDETVNVKYYKHKGVYAFRKQAILDFYRLPMLTLEASEKLEQLRYLEYGKRIKMVETDVEGVEIDTPEDLIRAQKQWK
- a CDS encoding HAD family hydrolase, translated to MEVNYQHIKVIGFDADDTLWVNETYFREAEASFGNLLSEYETLNKLDQELFKKEIANLPLYGYGVKAFVLSMVESALEQSNYNVSQQTIEAILNIGKDMLNKPVELLDGVEEVLESLSKKYRLILATKGDLLDQERKLEKSGLTKYFHHIEVLSDKKEENYSKLLNHLDINPSEFLMVGNSLKSDVLPLVNIKAHAVHIPFHTTWAHEQVSEKETNGKNYKTISSLKDLITLLN
- a CDS encoding iron-containing alcohol dehydrogenase family protein — its product is MSYKNFPMVPRVIFGRGSFNQLNDILEPKRLNSKAPFIFLVDDVFKNNAWLTSRIPLAYGDRIIYISAAEEPKTSQVDELVEDIILTTKERPSGIVGIGGGTLLDLAKAVSIMLTNEGEAKDYQGWDLVKNEAVYHVGIPTISGTGAEVSRTTVLTGPEKKLGINSDYTPFDQVVLDSELTQDVPKEQWFYTGMDCYIHCIESLEGSYLNAFSQSYGEKAFDLCKEIFLDNNLSEVESQEKLMMASWHGGMSIAYSQVGVAHAMSYGLAYLLGTKHGIGNCIVFDHLEEFYPEGVKLFKEMKAKHNIELPQGICANLTDADFDIMIKVSLGMAPLWENALGKNWKNIMTPEKLKSLYQKM